One segment of Methanolinea mesophila DNA contains the following:
- a CDS encoding thioredoxin family protein: MIRIEVLGTGCVKCSRMHANVLEAVKKTGADAEVIQVKDINSIADRGVMLTPALVIDGVIRAEGRIPCVEEIEEMIQE; encoded by the coding sequence ATGATCAGGATCGAGGTGCTCGGGACCGGGTGCGTGAAGTGCAGCAGGATGCATGCGAACGTCCTCGAGGCGGTGAAAAAGACCGGGGCGGATGCGGAGGTTATCCAGGTAAAAGACATAAATTCCATCGCCGATCGGGGAGTTATGCTCACTCCTGCCCTGGTTATCGACGGGGTTATAAGGGCTGAGGGAAGAATCCCCTGCGTGGAGGAGATCGAGGAGATGATACAGGAATGA
- a CDS encoding PKD domain-containing protein gives MNRYAGTIVLLAFLLVTLGTASGCISTMDTAGTGFPLQNDTPPVPAQESAVVNLTGNQPDYSAGSENESMPADEAPQENSSFTGTLVNYSLNESLIIPADGSGNSNLSGELSNDSLNESLIIPADGSGNSNLSGELSNNSLNESLIIPADGSGNSNLSGELSNNSLNESLTYQEEGSANTTLTGDQETSLRLEVIRFLPSTPPVSSRFAFPLNGTLSAGISGISSRQVEYAWDINGDDYPEYTSENPAHSYGAPGEYEVTLTVIDTTSGRNATRTDLLWVPEYLVPLHPGWNFISVPRELAPYAILGKIMDLNLTGNHPVLGYQPLTGWEPLDGGTRVRPLDGIWIYSTEESELSLIFSTDPAHPPAVKELFSGWNAVGFTDIAPVPANETLSSLGDLWTSCTGYNASTQTYDSSILRDSKGASNDSGLLRPGQGYWVYVSGNGTLAAIGA, from the coding sequence ATGAACAGGTACGCGGGCACCATTGTCCTTCTCGCATTCCTGCTGGTTACCCTGGGGACCGCGTCAGGTTGCATCAGCACAATGGATACCGCAGGCACGGGATTCCCCCTCCAGAATGACACCCCTCCGGTACCTGCACAGGAATCCGCCGTCGTCAACCTCACTGGTAATCAACCGGATTATTCAGCAGGATCTGAGAACGAATCCATGCCGGCAGACGAAGCCCCGCAGGAGAATTCATCCTTTACGGGCACACTCGTTAATTACTCCCTGAATGAATCCCTCATTATCCCCGCCGACGGATCCGGCAACTCAAATCTTTCAGGGGAACTGTCGAACGATTCCCTCAACGAATCCCTCATTATTCCCGCCGACGGGTCCGGCAACTCAAATCTCTCAGGGGAACTGTCGAACAATTCCCTCAACGAATCCCTCATCATTCCCGCCGACGGGTCCGGCAACTCAAATCTTTCAGGGGAACTGTCGAACAATTCCCTCAACGAATCCCTGACCTACCAGGAAGAAGGATCAGCAAACACCACTCTGACCGGTGATCAGGAAACCTCACTGCGCCTTGAGGTGATCCGCTTCCTCCCGTCAACTCCGCCGGTTTCATCCAGGTTCGCATTCCCCCTCAACGGGACGTTATCCGCAGGGATATCCGGGATTTCCTCCCGCCAGGTCGAGTATGCATGGGATATCAACGGGGACGACTACCCGGAGTATACCTCAGAAAACCCGGCCCACTCCTACGGGGCCCCCGGCGAATACGAGGTTACGCTCACTGTTATCGACACCACAAGCGGGCGTAACGCTACCCGGACCGACCTTCTCTGGGTCCCTGAATACCTTGTGCCGCTCCACCCTGGGTGGAACTTTATCTCGGTACCGCGGGAGCTCGCACCATACGCCATCCTCGGAAAGATCATGGACCTGAACCTCACCGGAAACCACCCGGTGCTCGGGTATCAGCCACTGACCGGGTGGGAACCGCTTGATGGCGGGACGCGGGTCAGGCCGCTTGACGGGATCTGGATCTATTCCACGGAAGAGAGCGAACTCTCGTTGATCTTCAGCACCGATCCCGCGCACCCCCCGGCGGTCAAGGAGCTCTTCTCCGGGTGGAATGCCGTCGGTTTCACCGATATCGCACCGGTCCCGGCAAACGAGACTCTTTCATCCCTGGGCGACCTGTGGACCAGTTGCACCGGGTATAACGCTTCAACCCAGACGTATGACTCTTCGATACTCAGGGATTCGAAGGGAGCGAGCAATGATTCCGGCCTGCTTCGCCCCGGCCAGGGTTATTGGGTGTACGTCTCCGGAAACGGAACTCTTGCAGCCATCGGAGCATGA
- a CDS encoding thioredoxin family protein, with amino-acid sequence MKTIEVIGTGCMKCTRLLKNVEIAVKELGIEAEVRKVDDITEIIDRGVMLTPALAVDGELKVSGRVADVPELKRILKESA; translated from the coding sequence ATGAAAACAATCGAAGTGATCGGAACGGGTTGCATGAAATGCACGCGTTTGCTGAAGAACGTGGAGATCGCGGTAAAGGAGCTCGGGATCGAGGCCGAGGTCAGGAAAGTGGATGACATCACCGAGATAATTGACCGCGGGGTGATGCTCACCCCGGCGCTCGCAGTGGACGGGGAGCTGAAAGTCTCCGGTCGTGTCGCTGATGTCCCGGAACTGAAACGAATTCTTAAAGAGAGCGCCTGA